In Toxotes jaculatrix isolate fToxJac2 chromosome 12, fToxJac2.pri, whole genome shotgun sequence, the following are encoded in one genomic region:
- the rab6a gene encoding ras-related protein Rab-6A isoform X2, with the protein MSSAGDFGNPLRKFKLVFLGEQSVGKTSLITRFMYDSFDNTYQATIGIDFLSKTMYLEDRTIRLQLWDTAGQERFRSLIPSYIRDSAAAVVVYDITNVNSFQQTTKWIDDVRTERGSDVIIMLVGNKTDLADKRQITTEEGEQRAKEMNVLFIETSAKTGYNVKQLFRRVAAALPGMDTTQDKSREDMIDIKLEKPPEQPVSEGGCSC; encoded by the exons ATGTCTTCGGCCGGAGACTTCGGAAACCCTTTAAGAAAATTTAAATTGGTCTTTCTTGGGGAACAGAGTG TGGGAAAGACTTCGCTGATCACCAGGTTCATGTATGACAGCTTCGACAACACTTACCAG GCCACAATAGGAATAGATTTCCTGTCGAAAACGATGTACCTTGAAGACAGAACA ATCAGGTTGCAGTTGTGGGACACGGCAGGGCAAGAGCGATTTCGTAGCCTCATACCGAGCTACATCAGAGATTCTGCCGCTGCTGTCGTAGTGTACGACATCACAA ACGTCAATTCCTTCCAGCAAACCACAAAATGGATCGATGATGTGAGGACggagagaggaagtgatgtcatcatcATGTTGGTGGGAAACAAGACAGACCTTGCAGACAAAAG ACAGATAACCACAgaggagggagaacagagagCGAAAGAGATGAATGTTCTGTTTATTGAAACAAGTGCAAAGACAGGCTACAATGTCAAACAG CTTTTCCGTCGTGTGGCAGCCGCCCTCCCTGGCATGGATACCACACAGGACAAGAGTAGAGAGGACA TGATTGACATTAAGCTGGAGAAGCCACCAGAGCAACCTGTCAGTGAAGGAGGCTGTTCCTGCTAA
- the rab6a gene encoding ras-related protein Rab-6A isoform X1, with the protein MSSAGDFGNPLRKFKLVFLGEQSVGKTSLITRFMYDSFDNTYQATIGIDFLSKTMYLEDRTIRLQLWDTAGQERFRSLIPSYIRDSAAAVVVYDITNVNSFQQTTKWIDDVRTERGSDVIIMLVGNKTDLADKRQVSIEEGERKAKELNVMFIETSAKAGYNVKQLFRRVAAALPGMDTTQDKSREDMIDIKLEKPPEQPVSEGGCSC; encoded by the exons ATGTCTTCGGCCGGAGACTTCGGAAACCCTTTAAGAAAATTTAAATTGGTCTTTCTTGGGGAACAGAGTG TGGGAAAGACTTCGCTGATCACCAGGTTCATGTATGACAGCTTCGACAACACTTACCAG GCCACAATAGGAATAGATTTCCTGTCGAAAACGATGTACCTTGAAGACAGAACA ATCAGGTTGCAGTTGTGGGACACGGCAGGGCAAGAGCGATTTCGTAGCCTCATACCGAGCTACATCAGAGATTCTGCCGCTGCTGTCGTAGTGTACGACATCACAA ACGTCAATTCCTTCCAGCAAACCACAAAATGGATCGATGATGTGAGGACggagagaggaagtgatgtcatcatcATGTTGGTGGGAAACAAGACAGACCTTGCAGACAAAAG GCAAGTATCTATTGAAGAGGGTGAGCGGAAAGCCAAAGAACTAAATGTAATGTTTATTGAGACTAGTGCGAAAGCGGGCTACAACGTAAAGCag CTTTTCCGTCGTGTGGCAGCCGCCCTCCCTGGCATGGATACCACACAGGACAAGAGTAGAGAGGACA TGATTGACATTAAGCTGGAGAAGCCACCAGAGCAACCTGTCAGTGAAGGAGGCTGTTCCTGCTAA